The proteins below come from a single Chryseobacterium sp. MA9 genomic window:
- a CDS encoding alkaline phosphatase: protein MKLSKIWAVLALAVFSENQAQNYLNYNVGNAHSHNDYMQEIPFWQAYYANFGSIEADVFLVKGNLWVAHTEKELSAERTLENLYLDNISKQIKLNKGNIYPDAGKKLQLLIDIKQDYKTTLAALVGTLKKYPEITGNPGIKIVITGGRPQPSDFKNYPNYLYFDGDLDKNYSAEQLKRVGMFSADLPGLVKWNGKGIPRDEETAKIKTAVEKAHSQQKPVRFYGAPDFPNAWVNLMDLGVDYINTDHIPDLKKFMNTIPKNFYKNTKEYTTYTPTYKSDGVEKKVKNVILLIPDGTSLPQYYAAFTANKGKLNVFNMKSTGLSKTNSSNAYITDSAPGSTAFATGVKTKNTFVGVDNMGKALAQIPDIIAEKGMVSGLISTGDVTDATPADFYAHSDNRNSSEPILKDFAASKTKILIGGPTSGLSENNLQKFKEAKIDLYQDLKSVTKINNRTLVIDPLASQRITNGRGNWLADAFDLTLNDLKNNKKGFFMMIEASQTDGGGHSNNIEQLVTELLDFDHVVGKAMKFADENKETLVIVVGDHETGGLTLLDGSLKDGWVFGNFSTNDHTSIPSSVFAYGPNSKEFTGLFENTEIFNKILAAYGIQK from the coding sequence ATGAAACTATCAAAAATATGGGCTGTATTAGCCCTGGCTGTTTTTTCCGAAAATCAGGCACAGAATTATTTAAACTACAATGTTGGCAATGCACACTCACATAATGATTACATGCAGGAGATTCCTTTTTGGCAGGCTTACTATGCTAACTTCGGTTCCATTGAGGCAGATGTTTTTCTGGTAAAAGGTAATCTTTGGGTGGCTCATACCGAAAAAGAACTTTCTGCTGAAAGAACACTGGAAAATCTTTATCTCGATAATATTTCAAAACAGATTAAACTGAACAAAGGAAATATTTATCCGGATGCCGGTAAAAAGCTTCAGCTACTGATTGATATTAAACAGGATTATAAAACAACATTAGCTGCTTTGGTGGGTACTCTAAAGAAATATCCGGAGATTACCGGAAACCCGGGAATTAAAATTGTCATTACCGGAGGAAGGCCCCAGCCGTCAGATTTTAAGAATTACCCGAACTATCTTTACTTCGATGGAGACCTTGATAAAAACTATTCTGCAGAACAATTAAAAAGGGTTGGAATGTTCAGTGCAGACCTTCCGGGATTGGTAAAGTGGAATGGAAAAGGAATTCCTAGAGACGAAGAAACAGCAAAAATTAAAACTGCTGTTGAAAAAGCACATTCTCAGCAAAAACCGGTTCGTTTTTATGGAGCTCCGGATTTTCCTAATGCATGGGTAAATCTGATGGATTTGGGAGTGGATTATATCAATACCGATCATATCCCGGATCTTAAAAAGTTCATGAATACTATCCCAAAAAACTTTTATAAGAATACAAAAGAATACACTACCTATACACCTACTTATAAATCAGACGGAGTGGAGAAAAAGGTAAAAAATGTTATCCTTCTTATTCCGGACGGAACTTCTTTGCCACAGTATTATGCCGCCTTTACAGCTAATAAAGGAAAGCTGAATGTTTTCAACATGAAATCCACAGGACTTTCCAAAACCAATTCATCTAACGCTTATATTACAGATTCTGCACCAGGTTCTACAGCATTCGCAACCGGTGTGAAAACCAAAAATACTTTTGTAGGGGTAGACAACATGGGGAAAGCTTTGGCACAGATTCCCGATATTATCGCTGAGAAAGGAATGGTTTCCGGATTGATTTCTACAGGAGATGTTACAGATGCAACTCCTGCTGATTTCTATGCACATTCGGATAACAGGAATAGTTCAGAGCCTATTCTGAAAGATTTTGCAGCTTCAAAAACCAAGATCCTGATTGGTGGGCCTACAAGCGGATTATCTGAAAATAATCTACAGAAATTCAAAGAAGCAAAAATAGATCTTTACCAGGATTTGAAATCAGTAACTAAAATAAACAACCGTACTTTGGTTATTGACCCTCTGGCTTCACAAAGAATAACCAATGGAAGAGGAAACTGGCTCGCAGATGCATTTGATCTTACTTTAAATGATTTAAAAAATAATAAAAAGGGATTCTTTATGATGATTGAGGCTTCCCAGACTGATGGCGGAGGCCATAGCAATAATATAGAACAGCTTGTTACAGAATTACTGGATTTCGATCATGTTGTAGGGAAGGCAATGAAATTTGCTGACGAAAATAAAGAAACCTTAGTAATTGTGGTGGGAGACCATGAAACAGGAGGTTTAACGCTTTTGGATGGAAGTCTGAAAGACGGCTGGGTATTCGGAAATTTCAGTACAAATGATCATACCTCTATTCCGTCAAGTGTTTTTGCTTACGGACCGAATTCAAAAGAATTCACAGGATTGTTTGAAAATACGGAGATCTTCAACAAAATACTGGCAGCTTACGGAATTCAGAAATAG
- a CDS encoding SDR family oxidoreductase, with protein MTIIITGTSSGIGFVLAEYFGKKGHKVYGLSRKHTESQYFRSIPTDVTDNTAVQNAIAEVLKTETRIDILINNAGMGMVGAVEDSTKEDILKLFSLNLAGPVQMMSAILPKMREYKFGKIINVSSIGSEMGLPFRGFYSASKSALDKVTEAMRYEVYPWNIEVCSLHLGDIKTNIAENRVIAQVSQPYKNVFDKVYALMNSHVNDGTDPLEVAEYIEKLLAKNKWKAHYYFGKFGQKIGVPLKWILPQGTYENLMKKYNKLD; from the coding sequence ATGACCATCATTATAACAGGAACCTCATCAGGAATCGGGTTTGTATTGGCCGAGTATTTTGGTAAAAAGGGGCATAAAGTATATGGCTTGAGCCGAAAACATACAGAAAGTCAGTATTTCAGATCTATTCCGACTGATGTTACCGATAACACAGCCGTTCAGAATGCCATAGCGGAAGTATTGAAAACAGAAACCAGAATTGATATTCTGATTAATAATGCCGGAATGGGAATGGTAGGAGCAGTGGAAGATTCTACGAAAGAAGATATTTTAAAGCTTTTCAGCCTTAATCTTGCCGGACCTGTACAGATGATGAGCGCAATTCTTCCGAAAATGCGTGAGTACAAATTTGGAAAAATTATCAACGTTTCCAGTATCGGAAGTGAAATGGGTCTGCCTTTCCGCGGATTTTATTCTGCTTCAAAGTCTGCGCTGGACAAAGTAACAGAAGCAATGAGGTACGAAGTATACCCATGGAACATTGAGGTGTGTTCTCTCCACTTGGGAGACATTAAAACCAATATTGCAGAAAACAGAGTTATAGCACAGGTATCCCAGCCGTATAAAAATGTTTTTGACAAAGTATATGCTCTGATGAATTCTCATGTGAATGACGGAACAGATCCCTTGGAAGTAGCAGAATACATTGAAAAACTTTTAGCAAAAAATAAATGGAAAGCTCATTATTATTTTGGTAAATTCGGGCAGAAAATTGGGGTTCCTTTGAAATGGATTCTTCCGCAGGGAACTTACGAGAATTTGATGAAGAAATATAATAAACTGGATTAG
- a CDS encoding TonB-dependent receptor, with product MNVFKIPVSVTYLTGRVLLIGAISASPMFLAQKKDSLKEKSIDEIVVVGYGTQKKSKVSGAVSEASLDKLTSRSLSGVGEVLQGKAPGVTVVNEGGDPNGAPKVNIRGLGGINGETPLYVVDGVVFNGTPSINPNDIQDISVLKDASAAIYGARSSGGVILITTKKGKKGNLTVDFDVKYGVNQAWRLKESLNAAEFQDVMYKAYENAGKLGSLPIAFNPTQYPDGRITRTDWMKEIFRTGTIQEYNVNLSGGSEKSRYFVGMNHRNLEGILLNTQAKRYNFRVNSEHKVKDWLTIGENMYYNYSDGNTADTKSGYTGALVAAMYYPPNVPVYTPNGAFSGLPIDVAGGYGDMINPVAYLKRISIRNPTHEILINPYAEITLAKDLKFRSNFSQTFKLGDVKNFTYRVLEVGKIFDTNNLEYQSNNSSTALAEQLLTYKISAGQHNFDFLGGFTFQKTIDDGFVAKAYDFRSEAEVFQHLQNAADTNKDVSSYRFQQSLVSYLARVNYDYAGKYIVSLLGRRDGSSLVAKQNRFANYYAVSGAWVVSKENFMKDISWLSSLKLRGSYGILGNLGGISPQAVNPLMTRDNNVIFGQDPSQNIAYYATTRPNPDLKWGKSEQTNFGVDASFLHNSLSLQFDYFVKNSKDQIFNVSLPSTATYNNQYVNAGLFQDKGYELGINYNKVVSGDFTFSVGATMSQLKNTVKQLANVDEIFINDNGVRGVLKPTRVKVGDPLYSFYGYKTGGIFQTQEEINNYKDANGNLIQPNAKPGDIKFLKKEGNTGVLNNNDFVNLGSPYPKFSYGFSYNMTWKNFDLNLFFQGVYGNKIFNGMKFISFNPGGTGQNYNMDKDILNAWTPQNTNTDIPRLVHGDPSGNYSKVSDFYVEDGSYLRLKNLTIGYSLPKELYSKLDVNKVRIYMTSNNLFTITKYTGFDPEVGMNSYGVDTGRYPQARSFIFGVEIGL from the coding sequence ATGAATGTATTTAAAATCCCTGTCTCAGTAACTTATTTAACGGGTAGGGTATTACTTATTGGTGCAATATCAGCTTCACCGATGTTCCTCGCTCAGAAAAAAGACAGCTTAAAAGAAAAATCCATCGACGAGATTGTTGTTGTTGGATACGGAACACAGAAAAAAAGTAAAGTTTCCGGCGCGGTTTCGGAGGCTTCACTGGATAAACTTACTTCCAGATCATTGTCTGGAGTAGGAGAAGTTCTTCAGGGTAAAGCTCCCGGAGTAACTGTAGTGAATGAAGGTGGAGATCCTAACGGAGCACCTAAGGTAAATATTCGTGGTCTGGGAGGAATCAACGGAGAAACTCCTCTTTATGTAGTAGACGGGGTGGTTTTCAACGGAACACCATCTATTAATCCAAACGATATACAGGATATCTCTGTGCTTAAAGATGCTTCTGCAGCAATTTACGGAGCAAGATCTTCCGGAGGAGTTATCCTAATTACCACTAAAAAGGGAAAAAAAGGAAATCTTACAGTAGATTTTGATGTGAAATACGGTGTTAACCAGGCATGGAGGCTAAAAGAATCTCTGAATGCAGCGGAATTTCAGGATGTAATGTACAAAGCATATGAAAATGCCGGGAAACTGGGAAGTTTACCCATAGCTTTTAATCCTACTCAATATCCGGATGGTAGAATTACCAGAACAGACTGGATGAAAGAAATTTTCAGAACAGGAACTATTCAGGAATATAATGTTAATTTAAGTGGAGGAAGCGAGAAGTCCAGATATTTTGTGGGAATGAACCATAGAAACCTGGAAGGGATCTTACTGAATACGCAGGCAAAGCGATACAATTTCAGAGTTAATTCTGAACATAAAGTAAAAGACTGGTTAACGATCGGAGAAAATATGTATTATAATTACTCTGACGGAAATACAGCTGATACAAAAAGCGGTTATACGGGAGCTTTGGTAGCTGCCATGTATTATCCGCCTAATGTTCCGGTATATACTCCTAATGGTGCATTTTCAGGACTGCCGATTGATGTGGCAGGAGGTTATGGAGATATGATCAACCCGGTAGCTTATCTTAAAAGAATCAGTATCAGAAATCCTACTCATGAGATACTGATCAATCCATATGCGGAAATTACACTGGCAAAAGATTTAAAATTCCGTTCCAATTTCTCGCAGACCTTTAAACTGGGGGATGTAAAAAACTTTACCTATAGGGTTTTGGAAGTCGGAAAAATTTTTGATACCAATAATTTGGAATATCAATCCAATAATTCATCTACAGCACTTGCAGAACAATTGTTGACCTATAAAATTTCAGCAGGACAGCATAATTTTGATTTCCTGGGAGGTTTTACTTTCCAGAAGACAATTGATGATGGTTTCGTAGCAAAGGCCTATGATTTCAGAAGTGAAGCAGAGGTTTTCCAACATCTTCAGAATGCGGCCGATACTAATAAAGATGTTTCCAGTTACAGATTCCAGCAATCTTTGGTTTCTTATCTGGCGAGAGTAAACTACGACTATGCCGGAAAGTATATCGTAAGCTTATTGGGAAGACGTGATGGCTCTTCGCTGGTAGCAAAGCAAAACAGATTTGCGAACTATTATGCGGTTTCTGGTGCATGGGTAGTTTCGAAAGAAAACTTTATGAAGGATATTTCATGGCTGTCAAGTCTGAAATTAAGAGGCAGTTATGGTATTCTGGGTAACCTTGGAGGGATTTCACCACAGGCTGTGAATCCGTTAATGACCAGAGATAATAATGTGATTTTCGGTCAGGATCCTTCTCAGAATATTGCTTATTATGCTACCACACGTCCGAACCCGGATCTGAAATGGGGTAAGTCTGAGCAAACTAACTTTGGGGTAGATGCTTCATTCCTTCACAACAGCCTTTCCTTACAATTCGATTACTTTGTGAAGAATTCTAAAGATCAGATTTTCAACGTAAGCTTGCCAAGTACGGCAACGTATAATAATCAGTATGTGAATGCTGGATTATTCCAGGATAAAGGATATGAATTGGGAATCAATTACAACAAAGTGGTTTCAGGTGATTTCACTTTCTCAGTAGGAGCTACCATGAGTCAACTAAAAAACACGGTGAAGCAGCTTGCTAATGTAGATGAGATTTTTATTAATGATAACGGAGTACGAGGAGTATTGAAACCTACCCGTGTGAAAGTAGGTGATCCTCTGTATTCTTTCTATGGTTATAAGACTGGCGGAATTTTCCAGACTCAGGAAGAAATCAACAATTATAAAGATGCCAACGGAAATCTTATCCAGCCGAATGCTAAGCCAGGAGATATAAAATTCCTGAAAAAAGAAGGAAATACCGGAGTGCTTAATAATAATGACTTCGTCAATCTTGGAAGTCCTTACCCTAAGTTCTCTTATGGATTCTCTTACAATATGACCTGGAAAAATTTTGATCTGAATCTATTCTTCCAGGGAGTATATGGAAATAAAATTTTCAACGGGATGAAATTTATTTCTTTTAACCCAGGTGGAACAGGGCAGAACTACAACATGGATAAAGATATCCTGAATGCATGGACTCCTCAGAATACCAATACAGATATTCCAAGACTGGTACATGGTGACCCGAGCGGTAATTATTCCAAAGTATCAGATTTCTATGTGGAAGACGGATCTTATCTAAGACTGAAGAACCTTACCATTGGTTATTCATTACCAAAAGAACTGTACAGCAAGCTGGATGTAAATAAGGTGAGAATCTATATGACTTCCAATAACCTTTTTACGATTACAAAATATACAGGATTTGATCCTGAAGTAGGAATGAATTCGTACGGAGTAGATACCGGAAGATATCCTCAGGCACGCTCATTCATCTTTGGGGTGGAGATCGGATTATAA
- a CDS encoding RagB/SusD family nutrient uptake outer membrane protein, protein MKFFNKIFLVSGLSVMLLSCTGELDVQPEGTPTEASFWKTENDLITGANAMYKPLFDGEFYGRGLFWFINASDDMVTGRAKSEADNAKNFSSNYIAAGDLETQWNKRYNVIGVANRVIRNIDNIQTSQAIKNKYLGEALFMSSRMYFELSYSYGNEKAGVPIIDRSKDPDPNPIPRAANVMENYTYIVNDLKRAAELLPTQAELPAKDYGRPHKAAAWALLAKVYLFMKDWKNAEFWANEVMTKGNRALLGNFADVFKAENNYSSEYIWSIPGTPKFTAWGSILPGVMLENKGWGEYNGWGYFQPTKELYDEYETGDLRRSASILKIGDKFTFNGKERIYASTNSLTGYQFNKYMDAFKYQLNSGHVSANGDYPCTDLAVPIMRYAEVILIKAEALLMQGKSADQEINMIRVRAGLSPKNGCTMADLKHERRCELAGEWADRHRDLVRWGDAQAAYAKPLHGINGQVVWAARNFNPAVHNVWAVPQAEIVNSHGIIKQNEGW, encoded by the coding sequence ATGAAATTTTTCAATAAAATATTTTTAGTATCAGGACTATCTGTAATGCTTTTATCGTGTACAGGAGAGTTGGATGTTCAGCCGGAAGGAACGCCTACCGAAGCCAGTTTCTGGAAAACTGAAAATGATCTGATTACCGGAGCCAATGCCATGTATAAACCTTTATTTGATGGAGAATTTTACGGGAGAGGTCTTTTTTGGTTTATCAATGCAAGTGATGATATGGTAACCGGAAGAGCCAAAAGTGAAGCGGATAACGCAAAAAACTTCAGCAGTAATTACATTGCAGCAGGAGATCTTGAAACTCAATGGAACAAAAGATATAATGTAATTGGGGTTGCCAACCGTGTGATCCGTAATATTGATAACATTCAGACTTCACAGGCCATTAAAAATAAATATCTGGGAGAAGCTTTGTTCATGAGCAGCAGAATGTATTTTGAACTTTCTTATTCTTACGGAAATGAAAAAGCTGGGGTGCCTATTATTGACCGTTCAAAAGATCCGGATCCAAACCCGATTCCAAGAGCAGCCAATGTAATGGAAAATTACACCTACATTGTCAACGATCTGAAAAGAGCAGCAGAATTATTACCTACCCAGGCAGAACTTCCTGCAAAAGATTACGGAAGACCTCATAAAGCTGCAGCATGGGCACTTCTAGCAAAAGTATATCTGTTTATGAAAGACTGGAAGAATGCAGAATTCTGGGCAAATGAAGTAATGACAAAAGGAAACAGAGCCTTATTGGGTAATTTTGCCGATGTTTTCAAAGCTGAAAATAACTACAGTTCAGAATATATCTGGTCTATCCCGGGAACGCCTAAGTTTACAGCATGGGGAAGTATTCTTCCGGGAGTAATGCTTGAAAATAAAGGATGGGGAGAATATAACGGATGGGGATACTTCCAACCTACAAAAGAACTCTATGACGAATATGAAACAGGAGATCTTAGAAGAAGTGCTTCCATCCTGAAAATAGGAGATAAATTTACTTTTAACGGGAAGGAAAGAATATATGCTTCTACCAACTCCCTTACCGGATATCAGTTCAATAAATATATGGACGCTTTCAAATACCAACTGAACAGCGGCCACGTAAGTGCGAATGGAGACTATCCATGTACAGATCTTGCCGTTCCGATCATGCGTTATGCTGAGGTAATTCTAATCAAAGCAGAAGCTTTACTGATGCAGGGGAAATCTGCAGATCAGGAAATCAATATGATCAGAGTGCGTGCTGGTTTATCTCCGAAAAACGGATGCACGATGGCTGATCTGAAGCATGAAAGACGTTGCGAACTGGCGGGTGAATGGGCAGACAGACACAGAGACCTTGTACGCTGGGGAGATGCACAGGCAGCTTATGCTAAACCTCTGCACGGTATCAATGGACAGGTAGTCTGGGCAGCAAGAAACTTTAATCCAGCTGTACATAATGTTTGGGCAGTTCCACAGGCTGAAATCGTAAACAGTCACGGGATCATTAAACAAAATGAAGGCTGGTAA
- a CDS encoding SusC/RagA family TonB-linked outer membrane protein, which translates to MKKTLATFAVFLLPLYFSAQEINISGNVKSENGSSVSGVNITDKNTGKTATTDEYGNFTISANPKDILEFFAPDFSVYTVEVSSKKQYSVVLKKPNEKQIEGVVITALGIAKKKEKIGYSTQEVGTKQFETITTPSIGNLFSGQVAGLNVSNPTGMQQAPQFTLRGNSNVVFVIDGVIVEKEVFQNLDPNNIENINVLKGATASALYGSRGRYGAVLITTKTAKKKGFSVEFSQNTMITAGFTNLPKTQTEYGNGSHGKYEFWDGADGGVNDGDMIWGPKFVPGLQIAQWNSPIRDKVTGQVVPWYGAVTGTQYDNKSRYERVPIDWQYHDNLSTFLKPAVINNNNFAISYRDNKDIYRFSGNFMNYDDRVPNSYLQKYGLNFSSENHLGDKLIFNTKFNFNQAFTPNIPNYDYNPSGHMYTILIWMGGDVDGKALKNHMWIPGQEGRAQANWNYAWYNNPWFGAEYYKNQNRTNIINAQTGLEYKATQDLSVKGKISLVENHSKTEILSPYSYFNYSAPRSGGYILKDNKTWNLNYDVLATYKKKISENFDFTINAGGSAFYFKNNNNERSTDGLRIPEVYTFENSIGALKNYTYLKEKLIYSAYSTIDIGLYNAFFINISGRNDWSSTLPKANRSYFYPSASISAVISNLVKLPESINMLKLSASWAKVAYDFQPYSIRNYYLNNQGITFNGNPTYYYPTTLNVENSLKPEQTKSYELGLSAGFLNNRITLDATYFRTLDYNNILQFPAAESSGFTSQYVNGNEYTTKGFEVSLGLVPVKTADFSWKTLINWSTYEQKLTSIYDNMPNYQNIKLGERMDSYYDYTWQKSPDGKVILDANSGMPTRANTPSNLGHFNPDWTFGFNNTFKYKKFSLNIGIDGSIGGVMRSQVVEKMWWGGKHPNSVAYRDLEYANPGTYYFVPDGVNYNPSTGLYTPHTKAISFQDWAQNYPYQARVTQDESEEFANVFDRTFIKLRSVVLEYDFSSLLNPKGMVKGFTANISAYNLAMWKKSKNLYSDPDFQIRSGRSGDIANDIQDPSSRWFGIGFNLKF; encoded by the coding sequence ATGAAGAAGACTCTAGCTACTTTTGCCGTTTTTTTACTTCCTCTATATTTTTCCGCACAAGAGATCAATATTTCCGGTAATGTAAAATCAGAAAACGGTTCTAGTGTTTCCGGTGTAAACATTACCGACAAAAATACAGGAAAGACTGCTACTACAGATGAATATGGTAATTTTACCATTTCTGCAAACCCGAAAGACATTCTTGAGTTTTTTGCTCCTGATTTTTCTGTTTATACCGTTGAGGTTTCTTCAAAAAAACAGTATTCCGTTGTCTTAAAAAAACCAAACGAAAAGCAGATTGAAGGCGTTGTCATTACCGCATTAGGTATTGCCAAGAAGAAAGAAAAAATCGGTTATTCCACTCAGGAAGTGGGAACCAAACAGTTTGAAACCATCACAACACCGAGTATTGGTAATTTATTCTCTGGACAAGTTGCGGGTCTGAATGTTTCCAATCCAACAGGAATGCAGCAGGCACCACAATTTACCTTGAGAGGAAATTCCAATGTGGTTTTTGTGATTGACGGAGTAATTGTAGAAAAGGAAGTTTTTCAGAATTTAGATCCAAACAATATTGAGAATATCAACGTACTGAAAGGTGCCACCGCTTCTGCACTGTATGGTTCCAGAGGCCGTTACGGAGCCGTTTTGATTACAACAAAAACAGCTAAGAAGAAAGGATTCTCTGTAGAGTTTTCCCAGAACACCATGATTACGGCAGGATTTACCAATCTTCCGAAAACACAGACTGAATACGGAAACGGTTCACATGGAAAATATGAATTCTGGGACGGAGCCGATGGTGGTGTAAATGACGGAGATATGATCTGGGGACCAAAATTCGTTCCTGGTTTACAAATTGCCCAATGGAACAGCCCTATCAGAGATAAAGTAACAGGACAGGTAGTTCCATGGTATGGAGCAGTAACTGGGACTCAATACGATAATAAATCAAGATATGAAAGAGTTCCGATTGACTGGCAATACCACGATAACTTAAGCACGTTCTTAAAGCCTGCAGTGATCAATAATAATAATTTTGCGATCAGCTACAGAGATAATAAAGATATATACAGATTCTCCGGAAATTTCATGAATTATGATGACCGGGTTCCGAATTCTTATCTTCAGAAATATGGGCTCAACTTTTCGTCTGAAAACCACCTGGGAGATAAATTAATCTTTAATACGAAATTCAATTTCAATCAGGCTTTTACGCCTAATATTCCTAACTATGATTACAACCCAAGCGGACATATGTATACCATCCTGATCTGGATGGGAGGCGATGTAGACGGAAAAGCCCTGAAAAATCATATGTGGATTCCCGGACAGGAAGGAAGAGCACAGGCCAACTGGAACTATGCCTGGTACAACAACCCATGGTTCGGAGCTGAGTATTATAAAAATCAGAACAGAACGAATATCATCAATGCTCAGACAGGATTAGAATATAAAGCTACCCAGGATCTTTCGGTAAAGGGAAAAATATCCCTCGTGGAAAACCACAGCAAAACGGAAATATTAAGTCCTTATTCTTATTTCAATTACAGCGCGCCAAGAAGTGGTGGATATATTCTGAAAGATAATAAAACATGGAATCTTAACTATGATGTTCTGGCTACTTACAAGAAAAAGATATCTGAAAACTTTGATTTCACCATCAATGCCGGAGGTTCAGCTTTTTATTTCAAAAACAATAACAATGAAAGATCTACGGATGGACTGAGAATTCCTGAAGTGTACACATTTGAAAACTCTATCGGAGCGCTTAAAAATTACACCTACCTGAAGGAAAAATTGATTTATAGTGCCTATTCAACAATTGATATCGGCTTGTACAATGCTTTCTTCATCAATATTTCAGGTCGTAATGACTGGTCTTCCACCCTTCCTAAGGCTAACAGATCTTACTTCTATCCTTCTGCCTCCATCAGTGCCGTTATTTCAAACCTGGTAAAATTACCTGAGTCTATCAATATGTTGAAGCTTTCTGCTTCATGGGCTAAAGTGGCGTATGATTTCCAGCCTTATTCCATCAGAAATTATTATCTGAATAACCAGGGAATCACTTTCAATGGAAATCCTACATACTATTATCCTACCACTCTGAATGTAGAAAACTCTCTGAAACCTGAGCAGACAAAATCTTACGAGCTAGGATTAAGTGCCGGTTTCCTTAACAACAGGATTACTTTAGATGCTACTTATTTCAGAACACTTGATTATAATAATATTCTTCAGTTTCCAGCGGCAGAATCATCAGGATTCACGTCACAATATGTAAACGGAAATGAATACACCACCAAAGGATTTGAAGTTTCTCTTGGTTTGGTTCCGGTAAAAACGGCCGATTTCAGTTGGAAAACTTTGATCAACTGGAGTACTTATGAACAAAAACTAACTTCCATTTATGATAATATGCCCAACTATCAAAACATTAAGTTGGGTGAAAGAATGGACAGCTATTATGACTACACATGGCAAAAATCTCCGGACGGAAAAGTAATTCTTGATGCTAATTCAGGAATGCCAACAAGAGCCAACACTCCAAGCAACTTGGGACATTTCAATCCGGACTGGACTTTTGGTTTCAACAACACTTTTAAATACAAAAAGTTCTCTTTAAACATAGGAATCGATGGAAGCATTGGAGGTGTGATGAGGTCGCAGGTTGTTGAAAAGATGTGGTGGGGAGGAAAACATCCTAATTCTGTAGCGTACAGAGATCTTGAATATGCAAATCCGGGAACATATTATTTTGTACCAGATGGAGTTAATTACAATCCTTCTACGGGCCTTTATACTCCACACACCAAAGCGATCAGCTTCCAGGACTGGGCACAGAATTATCCATATCAGGCAAGGGTAACGCAGGATGAAAGTGAAGAGTTTGCCAACGTTTTCGACAGAACTTTCATCAAGCTGAGATCTGTAGTATTGGAATATGATTTTTCTTCTCTGCTTAATCCGAAAGGAATGGTGAAAGGTTTCACCGCCAATATTTCTGCCTATAATCTGGCAATGTGGAAAAAATCAAAGAACCTTTACTCCGATCCTGATTTCCAGATCAGATCAGGAAGAAGTGGAGATATCGCTAATGATATCCAGGATCCGTCAAGCAGATGGTTCGGAATCGGGTTTAATCTTAAGTTTTAA